The genomic interval GATCGATTTTCAGAATGACATTATTTTCGCTTTTAGAAACGTTTCTGTGTCTTTTCTTATTTCTGCTTCTGTTTGTGCGAATTTCGCTGCTAAATGCCGCTGCTCAGTTTGACTGACGTTCGTGTCAGCCTTATGACTTTCACATGCTTTTCCGCTTATCGCGATCGTCGAATGACTGAAATTTACGTTTTCAGTCGTTTTTGTGCCAAACgagaaaaaatgtatatacatatgtatatgcatatgttttATGTGGGTGCCACCAGAGTGGCTCACAGTAGCCACACGCACGTTTTACGTTGCGCCCACCGATCTtcacaaatacacaaacagTTGCTGACAGGCGCATAAAAACATCAATGAGatcgtcaacaacaacaacaacaacaacaacaatgcaattgCCTCGATGTTGGCAATGTCTATGCAAATGgccaacaattaaaatttagttCAATTGTTGTCATTGTCACAATTTTGTCAGCGTCTCGTCACTCGCAACTTGTTGAATTTGCTCAAAGTGGGTTTCTAGTCTTTCTGTTTTTATGGGTTTCTCGACATTTTTAGCAAATCAAGTCGTTTGCCAAATTCCAGTGacaattatttgatttttactagaaagaaaactaagaaaatgtatttaaaggGGAGTAGATAATAAGTCATTTTCTTTTGCTCTATTGAAATTTTGTACAGGGTTTGATCATTTGTGCGATTTCTTACTTTTAACATAgccaacatatttattttcagtgCATAAAGCATACCACGTGCTGCTCTCTGTTGGCTATCAAACACCTGATTAAATATTCTTTGGTACCAGCAAATACGAAAAATCTGTTTCTTTGTTTCGACGCCTATTTGATACAATAAAGTCAAAACATGTTGGCCAACTTGTGTCAGTCGTTATCTGTAAACTCTCAAAATGGGCTGTGTCAAAGTTCTGATATTGTTGACGGCGATAATATATTGCCTGCGACATCAGGTTGCTGCTGTCACTTGTGATGTGGCACCGCTGGATCCTAATTGTGTTAGCTGCATCCTCAATCCCACAAATACAGAGTGCAttacaagcacaacaacagcaacaacaacagctgcaactgtGATAAGCACCACCAAGAAGTCGCGACGCCGCCGAATTAGAACATTATTGTCGAGCTTTTTTCAAAGGATTCAGCAAAGAttccaacaaattaaaaataaattgaatccCATAATtccttaaatatataaaaatgcaattttattactttttactattttttttttttttttgtactcttAAGCTGTTTTTCGTCTTACccgaatcgcatagaaaggcgattCGGGTTCAAATAAAGCTGCAAATGTGAATGAGAATGGTTAAGGTTAAGTGTGTAGAATATTGACTAACTTAAAAGGTACAGCTTACAATATACACATTGGCTGTAATAAGATTATCACGTGGTGCAGTCTATTGGCTATCGAACACCTGAATAATGTTAGTTcatttatattatgtatagGAAAATCTGTTTCTTTGTCTTTCAACCCTTCTGAAAGCCATAAATTCTTAAGCGTTGGCTAACTTGGGTCAGTCGTTCAAAGTGAGCCCTTAAAATGAGATGTGCAAAAGTGCTCATCTTGCTGGTTGCCATTTTCTATTGTCTGCCGTATGATGTTACGGGTGTAACCTGCGACTTGGCACCATTGGAGCCAAGCTGCGTCAACTGTGTCCTGGATCCCGGAAATGCACAATGCATTACAAAAACTCAGAGTAGCTCTACCAAAAAACCCAGACGCCGTAGATTGCGTATCATTACCGATATTTATAATGGAGTTAGGGACGGGGTACAAGGTGTTATAAGACCAATTCGATGTTTATTTTCTCGAAGATGTAGAAGAAGACTTAGAGTAACCCAAACTAATTGAATATACCATTGCGATCTACTATCGATTAAATGCAGAAGTTAATAAAACGAATTGCCTGACCTATATGCAATAATTTGTATAGTATTTAGATTTATGTTACTTCCCAATATTTGAGCATGGCATGTCAATCGCCTCCCACACGTTCTCTAACATTTCAGCTAACATGCCATAAAAACTGCAGCTCTATAAATAGACAAATGGTGGATCGTAAATTCCAATCCCCATAGCTGACTTTTACCTGGCTAAGAAGCGTGTGCCGCGATCGTTAACCATAAAATGTGTTGAGCATGCGCAAAATTCAATCAATACCAAATACcagcagccaaaacaaaaaattcatccaagaaaatacaaacaaaccacaacaacaacaacaacaacaataatgagCACAtcgaataacaataacaacattgtTCCAGCCTTccagtgtgtttgtgtgggctcgtgcgtgtgtgcaagagcgagagcgagagcgagagcgcgagATCGTgattatgtgtgcgtgcgtggtatattaattaaagtttGCGCTTAGTTTGATTTCTTCCCTTGGAGGAATATGCACACACAACAAGTGTTTTGCGTTGTAAAAACAAGCGAGCGTAGccccaaaacaaaacagaatcATATAAAGCAGCGAAAAACGATGAAATTCAAATTCGAATTAAACGCATTCCAGAGAAGGGCAACAACGACCCAAACCGAACCGAACGCGTAGGCATGCAAAACGCGTAGCCGAAAGCGAGATCAGCACCAAGATTAAAAGAAGCAAAACAGGGAGGAGGATAGTAAaatgtgcgcgcgtgtgtgtgtgtgtgtgcattacaTAAATGGCTGCCTgcaaatatgtgcatacatacacaaacatatgtatgcaaatacgcgcgcacacacacacacacacatatttgccAGAGCAGTCGGCGCCCTCTTTGCAGTTAAGACACGCATCTTGCATATTTCGCCTTGATGTTGATCGACAGTTTGACATTTTATGTCGTCGCCGCCTGTCAAAGGATGGcggttatttttttgtttttttttttttatttttggtattgttgtttttcattcGCTTacgtttgtttatattttagctCTAACGTGGTACTTACTAGGCaaaaacaacgacagcaacaggTCGATCAGCGCTAGATGGCGCTGCAGCGTTGTAACAACGTTAtttctatgtatgtatgtatatgcacacgTAACGGTAACACATAAAGACGTAAATCAAAATAGAACCACGAACGCGCTGCTACTCGACATTTTCCAAATATTCAGAACGCGCACGTCGCTTGCGGGCCGCCGCCAAACGGTTCCACGGCaaaacgaaaattaaatagTCGCTTGGTTGGCGCTGCCCCAGAGCCccacagcaaaacaaaacgcacacagagcaataaaaataaaagcagagcAAAGGCAgaggcagtggcagtggcagaggCAAAGGCAACGGGCAAAGCCGCAGGCAAAGGCGAGTGGAGCAAAAAAAGTTTGGCGCTGTTTGGGCGAAGCGCGTTGCTCGCCATTTGCATTGCTCTTTAGCTGAAAGAGCAAAGCTAATGGCGAAAGAGAAACGCGACTGTGTGAGTATATGtaaaatgcatacatatatgtatatgtgtatgtgtatatacagcTGTGATCGTAGGCAAAtcatctatgtatgtatgtacatgaaATCTTCCGAGAAATGCCAATAATCGAATTATTGTAATACGCGAAATGTATTGTATGTACGTGAAATCATTCGAGAAATGCCAATACagcttaaaatttgttttaagctCTGGGCAAATTTGCTCTGTTGATAACAGTccaaacgcaaaaaaaaactgtttaaaattcgGAACTTGGCAACCGTTATCTATATTTTTTGCTTGCGGTATtagggcaacaacaaattccaGCACTATGTGTACTAAATCCTTAAAATTAGAAATGCCAGCTGGTTTACAGCTAACAATTGGCTAGGTTATAATTTCCCGTTCGAATTTCATATAAGCAAGTCCTATtagataataaaataaaattggatAATAAACTTCGGTATACTCGTAAGCTTGActaaatttttatttgagcAGGTgtgaataatatttttttgtttggcgtgggtttatacatttgtatacgtttaaatatttacagaaCGTAACGGATAAATGTGACGTATTCATTCAGTTTAACAGCACTAAAACATAAAGACGTTTGCAGCACTAGAGATGTAGTTGTAATATTGAAGCAACCTgttataaagtttaaaatattgcGACTGTGATTTTCCTCCAGCAGAAAGCGACCGGCAACTGTAAGGTACTTTAAAATctgttaaattcaaatttgttgaCTGTCCACCGTATTTCTCTTTAGCTTTTTAATTGGttatcaaaacaatttacacaacattttattttatattttaataattaattattttcaacaaaATCATGCAACTTGTGTCACTTACTTTTCCAAGAAAAACCTAATGCTCGATGTTAATAACAGctcatttaaatgttaagccCCTTTCATTGTGTGAGTGTTGTCTAACAGACCTTACACGTATGCGCACACACGCCTGAAAGgcgcagcaacagctgtgAGTTGAggaggaaaaaaaaacgatgtGTGTGATTTTGCTGCGGAATTCTTTTAGTTCGTGCATATTTTGAGTttggaaaacaattttttgcatttaaaaacaGGCGGCGTACAGTTAAAGAATGACATCTGTGTAAAGTTGAAATTAAAGGTAAATGTTAGCAGGTGCGGCTATTGTTTCGCCAGTTTTTAgttgaaaatcaaatgaaattaataaaatgagAATTTTTGGGCGTGATGTAATCGCGTGAGTGTGAGTGCCACGACTGCGCCACCTATTGTCTTATTATAGTCATATATGCGTATGTTATACATGTATGTGCAAAATAGAGCTCGGGTTGCCGGTGCggtttgtttattattgtattttgaCTTGAGGTTATGTGCAACAGTCtggaatataaataaaacacagacttataattggaaaaaaaaatcttaTGAGACGACGACTTGGCCATTCAGCAACATTAAATTGGAAACGATGCGCGCGACACATGCGTGTGAGCGGGATGCCTAGTGTGTGCTACCTGGAAGCGAGCGCCGGGTTGCCAGCGCTATTAAATGTGCAGTTCcataatataacaatattacTTACCGGTGtacaatcaaataaaatgagtAGCTAAATGTGCGCTGAAGATAACTAGTTTCGAAAATTTGTGAATTCCATATTAAATCGTTTGTTTTGAATGGCCAAttatacttttatttaaaaactgttatctgtctggcaacgctattttgctctctcactctcccaCGGTCTTTTTGCCAGAGCACATGTGCTCCAGAGACAATTGTTGCTCAAGCTTGAGATctgtaaattattattatttgcccgagaagtttgcaataacaacaattcgCTTGCAGAGCAAAAGCAACGGGGCAGTTGAGTTATGAACAATCAGGACTATGGCGGCATCCAATGGATACAGCAGCACGCATCTGCGGTTGATTCCGAAACAGATATGCTGGAAAACGGCGCTGCTGACAGCGAGGTGACTGCCGCCTATTTGGTAAATGGCAATGCAACGGACGAGGATCTTGACCATATGGCGGCCGAAAATCTTATCTTCATGGCACGCGATGGTCAGCTAAGCGAAATCATAGCCGCCAACGAAGCCGGCGGCGGAACTGTATTAATCACGGACAGCGGCACCGTTGCCTATGCCGAGTCATTTGATGATGATGCACAGGTGGTCACCGAGGAGATCATTACCGATGATTGGGTGCAGCATCAGGGTGCCGAGCGGTAAGTACTTATTGATTATTACCTACAGAACGACGGTTCCATAATGtgttcgttttatttttgcagtgTGGAAATCGCCGCGGAGCAAATAGCGGGCAACAATAGCTCGCAGGAGCTGCTGGACATGGAGCAGGATGAGTATACGGCACTGCGCCCCTATCCCTGCGACTTTTGTAGCCGACGCTTTCGCAAAAAGGGCAGCCTCAATACTCACATGCTGGCGCACCAAAACGATCGCCCACATCTATGTAAATTGTGCGGCGCACGTTTTTCCAGGCGCGCCGAGCTCATCAGTCACTTTAAGGCGCATGCCGAGGCACAGGTTGCGGCAGATGAGGCGgctgcaattaaatttgagccgcagcaacagcaacgccaAGCGGATGATCAATATTACGAACAGGATTGGCCTTTGTACCAGGAACAGGAAGAGGAACAGGTACAAGACCAGATGCAGCAAatggagcaggagcagcttgTGGAGCCGCAGGCCAGCTATCCAGCGGTTAGCGCTGTGTCCGCACCAACAGCCACGCGCGGTCGCATTAGCCGCCTCAAGCCCAAAGAGGAGAGCACACAGTACATTGTGATTGCCGAGAAGCAGGCCACTGACGATTTGCGCCAGTACATGGATTGCGAggagctgccgctgcagccgcagcTCACTGGCAGCACGTCAATCGATGCATCGCATTCGACAGAGTGCCCAGACGAAACCGCCGCCGATGCGGCGCAGACACTACGCTTTCCGGTACTGGACGAGAGCAAGCCCTTTGTGTGCCAGCAGTGTGGACTCGCATTTGCCCGCGAAAAAGCGCTCGTCTCGCATATCAAGGTGAGCCTGGGTGAATATTTAACTGACTTCCATATGTAACTATCTGTCTGTCCCAGAATCATCGCGTGAACTCGCCCTTCGAATGCAATCAGTGTCAGGAGATGTTCTGGGATAATTACAGCCTGCAGGAACATCAGAAGACACATCAGTTCGAGGAGAGCAACTCGGAATATGATCCGGCTTCGGCGGGCGATGATAGCGCCAGCGAATCGGAGCCGGATCAGCTTTACGGTGACTTCTACTGCAGCGAGTGCGGCATTTCCTTTCACAGGCAGGACCTGCTGCGTCGTCATGCCAAGCAACAGCATAAGCTGACACCAGACACGGACGGCGGCGACGGCGCCGGAGAAGgtgacggcggcggcggcggcgatgcTGATGCCGAAAATGCCAAAGACGCAGCACACTGTTGTCACACATGCGGCAAATCGTTTCCTAGCGCACTAGAGCTGCTCGCCCATGCCGAAGTCCATGCACGCTTCCCGCCATTCAAGTGAGTTGGACAGCCGCATGCAACTAGTTCCAATTtatgattgcttttaacatTTGCAGATGCGTTCTGTGCGGTGTTAGCTTTTACGAGGAGCAGGCTATCAAGCGGCATTTGCACACGCGCCATCCGCACGAGCTGAAGCCCAACTCGTGCGTGCTTTGCGGTAAAGAGTGTCGCGATCGCAAGGCACTGATCAAGCACGCCTGGGATCACTCGCGCGAGAAGTGCCACTCGTGCTCCAAGTGCGGCAAGAACTTTCACAACAAGGCGCGCCTGAAGCGACACATGGCCTCGCATCGCGACAAGTCGGTGGTTTGCGAGGTGTGCCACGAGGAATTCCCCGATGGACGCACGCTTTCCAATCATCGCCATTCACATAGCACCACATCGCCGGGCAAGCTGTTCCCCTGCCACGAGTGCGGCAAGACCTTTGGCTCGCGCAGCTCACAGCAGATACATGTCCGCATCCACACCGGCGAACGGCCATATGGCTGTCGCTACTGCTGGAAGGCGTTTGCCGATGGCGGTACGCTGCGCAAGCACGAACGCATTCACACCGGCGAGAAGCCCTATGCCTGTTCCGTGTGTCCGCGTGCCTTCAATCAGCGCGTTGTGCTGCGCGAGCACATACGATCCCATCACTCGGGTCTGGATGCGGTACGCGGCACCTATCATTGCACCGTCTGCTCGGCCGATTTGTCCTCATCCAATGAGCTAATACAGCATCTCATCCAGCACAGCGATACGAACACCGCCAAACAGCGACAGCCAATTGTGAGTAGCATTCGATAGCCAGAGTGCTCTAGAAAATTGAGtgaaatttattgattttttcagactGGTCCGCGTAAGTATAAGCGACGCAGGAAACTACAGCCACACGAGATTGCCCACATGCGTGCGGGCAACAAGGATGGCGAAGAGTATGCCAGCGATATGGAACTATGTGACTTTGATGTTGAGAACGTGGATGATCTCCTGGACAGGACGGAGCCATTGCCAACCACCAAAAAGGAGAAGCGCAAGCGAGCAGCTACAAATCAAGCTAAGGCCGTGACAAATGGCGCCGCACACAATAGTTCCAGTTCTGCCAAATCCGCCAATAGCAGCTCGGAACGTTTGTGGGATGAGAAATTCCTGCCGGCAAACAGCAATGGCAATGTTGGGAACGCAGATGATGCCTACAAAAGCTTCTTTCAAATTGATTCGCTGGTGGTGGTAAATGATACCACTCTGCCGCCTGTAAGCTCATCCAGCAGCACACCAAGCGCCTCCAAGTCGCGACGCGGCGGCAAGCAGCCACCGACGCAAACGCAGGCCGAGAGCAGTGACAAGTCTGGAGGTGGAGCGGGAGccacagcatcagcaacaatggcaacaacaacagcagcagcagctgcaactgtcGAGGAGTCTGGCAAATCCAGCGTAGgcaacagtcgcagcagcagaaagaaGTCTAGCAAGGCGGCCAAGAATACaggcacagcagctgcaacatcaAGCAGTTCACGTCCCCGCATGATACACACAGAAAAGGCACGTGTGCCGCCAGAGAATGCCAGCAAAAAGTCGCGTGGGCGCAGCTACATAACGCGCACCAGCACCAGCGAGAGCAGCCAGCTGGGCCTGGTCAAGTCGAGCGGCGTGGCCAGTTCGCGGATTGTCGATGACTACGAAATTATATCACCTGCCACACAGCCGCCAAATCAGATCAGCTCCAGTCCGCTGCACATcaagcaggagcaggagcagcaacagcagcgcgtCCAGCTCATGTACGATGACACCCATTTGCTGATCCATACGGCCATGTTGCGTGATAAGCCCTACGACAAGTTCAATCCGAGCATTGTCAATGATCTGGAGGAGATATTACGCAGTCCGCTCAAGCATGATCGGAATGCGCGCCTGCGTTTTACTAGCGAATCGTCGACAACGCCACAGTTTCTGCCCGAGGAGGAGCAGAACCTCATTAAAATTGAGCCCACGTCGCCGGATCTGCGCGAAATGGTGGAGAGCCAGCAACGTGTAACTGCCACAGGAcacacagccacgcccacatcatcatcatcatcctcatcgGCGGCGCGCACATCGCGCCATCTGCGACAGATCACTGCCAACTCGGCCACCCGCTCGGCAGCCAAGCGGCACATGGACAAAAGTTCTTCGGCATTCAGCGCCAAGAAATCGACAACATCCTCGCCCGTTGCAGTCAGTAAGCCAGCCGGCAATTCGTACCTTAGCTATGGCGTGGACTCGTACAATGTGAATGTGGTGGCCAGTGCCAACTCTTCGGATGTCAGTTCCGGTTTCTTTTCCATCTCCGAGGTGGTATCCGCGGCACATGCCGCCGACGCAGCGGCCAAGGCAGCTGCGGCCAGCAAAACGGAGCGTCGGACGCGCTGCTTTGAGTGTGAAATGTGTTCATCCATATTTCCGGATCGTGCCCAGCTGCTGGagcacatgcatatacacatcTGAGGAGCCTGAAGATATGGAGAGGGATTTGTTATTGGAACTGTTTTGTAGCGTTTGTTagttccaaaaaaaaaaaggaagataAAACTAAAGGAAaactaaaacttaaaaaaaaaaagaaaacaaatgtgGAACTACTTTGTAAGATTTGCTTAAGTTTCCCGCACGATGTATTGGAAGGGTGATTAGGAGTGGGGAGGGGCTATaaggaagggggggggggggggtataaatgtattttttggaaatatttaccaaacaagaatttcaattgcaaattgaataaatgtTACGCGGGATAAgtagcatataaatatataatatatgcacatataacTACggtactataaaaaaaaaaaaaaaacaacgacagATCGTTAATAAATGcgttatttaaattgaatagaGAGCTTAGCTTTAAGGCCTTTTAAATTTGTAcctcaattttgttttgaagaATTCGTATGCTGAAGTAAATAAATCCAACTTggttatttttcttttcattcaacaagttAATTACCTAAACGCATGTTGCTTGGCATTTCAAAAATGTACGCGCTGATAAACTTacctgtaaaaaaaaaaaccgaccGTGTACCATAAATAGCAATCAATAGCTCATTTGTGAaataacctttttttttttgagaaaacGATCTATTAAGGCCAGATATCAGGTAGTTCGTTGTTTGTTGAACATGTTCGAGTTTGTTTCGGGCCGATTTCCATCAAGTGACAGTGGCCactgtttgtttttgattttatcGTCATGTTTATGAGTCAGCTCTTATATACAGACTAGCCGCTCTCAGAAcgagagcgcgagagagagagtgtgtgtgtgtgtgtgtgtgccaattTCCGCGCTCTCTTTGTGTTTTCACCCATACAAAGCAAGTCCAATGCCCAACCTGAACTGTACGAGCTCTTCCAGTGCTCAGTCATCGTCGAGTTTTCAAACAAAGCGATATTCAGGAATACtcgtttttatttctttctttcgACGCGAAGGTCTTGGCTCGCTGCGCTGCTCAGTTCAGGTATTCCGAAGGGCTTCCATATAAAAGTACTTATACTTCTTGCTGCTTATCAATGCAgttcatttataaatattccaCAGACATGGCTGAACGAAACGATGCACCGCTTTGTGGTGGCGTATCGGCGGAGCTGCAAGGCGCTGATTTGGAGCAGGCCGTGGAGCTGTTGAATACCTCGCTGGCCAAAGTGGCTGCCACTGGCGATAAGCCCAGTTTTAAGTGAGTACACAAGCATTTAAGTACCGAATACTCTGTAAAAGTAAAtgacatttatttgcatagGGTTGTTAAGGTCAAGTCGGTGACATCGCAAGTGGTTGCCGGCAGACTTTATCATTacaagctgcagctggccCAGGGCGATGACATTAAAGAGAGCTATGTTAAGATCTGGACGCAGCCCTGGCTGCCGGAGAATAGCATCAATATAACCATCAAGTGCGAGGGCGATGACAACGTGATTGAGAGCACCTTTTAAAGATTTAAACAGCTGCTGCATGTTAAATACACATTAAGATCTAATatcgtttttaattaattgtattcaaataaaaactaatgCCATAAGTACGCCCCATTTGTCTATAAATAGGCACTACGGCTGGCAGGCAATATCAGTTTCTATACAAAAATGAATTGTGAACAGTTTTTGTATCTGATGTCTGCCCTGGCATTGGCCTCCGGCACGGCCATGGTCTCCGAAATGTATCCGATAATGAGCCTGCAAGAGCAGACCGGAGAAATGCTGACCATAGCTATTCAATTTTTGGACGAACAACTCGACAAATTGGCCAACCTAAGCGCTGGTGCAGTTAGCTACAAGTAAATCCAGCTGCATCGACAGCtccatttgcatattttaccCAATCTTTCGCACTCTACAGAGCCTTCGAACTGACCAGCGTGCGGAGCCAGGGTGTTGCGGCCAAGAAATTGACCTACGAAACGGAACTGACAACTGGCCTTGTGACCAAGAAGTGCGATGTGAGAATCTGGCATCAGTTCTGGCTGACAGACAATACGGACATCAAAATCAGCTGCGAAGATGCCGAAAGTCAGGAGTACTTGTTGCACACAAATATCAGTTTTTGAATACGCTTTTGTAACCAGATTATGTGCATGCACAAAATACATTAGATATTGTTCTCAGCTATCCGTAGAATCTCTTAATAAGCTGGACTTATTATGGAAAATTAAAAGCTAGCTTTGAATTCGTAGTGCGATCTATAAAAGCTGGTGCGGCTAACTAGCCCCAATTAGTTCGTG from Drosophila virilis strain 15010-1051.87 chromosome 2, Dvir_AGI_RSII-ME, whole genome shotgun sequence carries:
- the LOC116652034 gene encoding uncharacterized protein; protein product: MGCVKVLILLTAIIYCLRHQVAAVTCDVAPLDPNCVSCILNPTNTECITSTTTATTTAATVISTTKKSRRRRIRTLLSSFFQRIQQRFQQIKNKLNPIIP
- the LOC6630941 gene encoding uncharacterized protein is translated as MNNQDYGGIQWIQQHASAVDSETDMLENGAADSEVTAAYLVNGNATDEDLDHMAAENLIFMARDGQLSEIIAANEAGGGTVLITDSGTVAYAESFDDDAQVVTEEIITDDWVQHQGAERVEIAAEQIAGNNSSQELLDMEQDEYTALRPYPCDFCSRRFRKKGSLNTHMLAHQNDRPHLCKLCGARFSRRAELISHFKAHAEAQVAADEAAAIKFEPQQQQRQADDQYYEQDWPLYQEQEEEQVQDQMQQMEQEQLVEPQASYPAVSAVSAPTATRGRISRLKPKEESTQYIVIAEKQATDDLRQYMDCEELPLQPQLTGSTSIDASHSTECPDETAADAAQTLRFPVLDESKPFVCQQCGLAFAREKALVSHIKNHRVNSPFECNQCQEMFWDNYSLQEHQKTHQFEESNSEYDPASAGDDSASESEPDQLYGDFYCSECGISFHRQDLLRRHAKQQHKLTPDTDGGDGAGEGDGGGGGDADAENAKDAAHCCHTCGKSFPSALELLAHAEVHARFPPFKCVLCGVSFYEEQAIKRHLHTRHPHELKPNSCVLCGKECRDRKALIKHAWDHSREKCHSCSKCGKNFHNKARLKRHMASHRDKSVVCEVCHEEFPDGRTLSNHRHSHSTTSPGKLFPCHECGKTFGSRSSQQIHVRIHTGERPYGCRYCWKAFADGGTLRKHERIHTGEKPYACSVCPRAFNQRVVLREHIRSHHSGLDAVRGTYHCTVCSADLSSSNELIQHLIQHSDTNTAKQRQPITGPRKYKRRRKLQPHEIAHMRAGNKDGEEYASDMELCDFDVENVDDLLDRTEPLPTTKKEKRKRAATNQAKAVTNGAAHNSSSSAKSANSSSERLWDEKFLPANSNGNVGNADDAYKSFFQIDSLVVVNDTTLPPVSSSSSTPSASKSRRGGKQPPTQTQAESSDKSGGGAGATASATMATTTAAAAATVEESGKSSVGNSRSSRKKSSKAAKNTGTAAATSSSSRPRMIHTEKARVPPENASKKSRGRSYITRTSTSESSQLGLVKSSGVASSRIVDDYEIISPATQPPNQISSSPLHIKQEQEQQQQRVQLMYDDTHLLIHTAMLRDKPYDKFNPSIVNDLEEILRSPLKHDRNARLRFTSESSTTPQFLPEEEQNLIKIEPTSPDLREMVESQQRVTATGHTATPTSSSSSSSAARTSRHLRQITANSATRSAAKRHMDKSSSAFSAKKSTTSSPVAVSKPAGNSYLSYGVDSYNVNVVASANSSDVSSGFFSISEVVSAAHAADAAAKAAAASKTERRTRCFECEMCSSIFPDRAQLLEHMHIHI
- the LOC6630940 gene encoding cystatin-like protein; translated protein: MAERNDAPLCGGVSAELQGADLEQAVELLNTSLAKVAATGDKPSFKVVKVKSVTSQVVAGRLYHYKLQLAQGDDIKESYVKIWTQPWLPENSINITIKCEGDDNVIESTF
- the LOC6630939 gene encoding cystatin-like protein isoform X1, which codes for MNCEQFLYLMSALALASGTAMVSEMYPIMSLQEQTGEMLTIAIQFLDEQLDKLANLSAGAVSYKAFELTSVRSQGVAAKKLTYETELTTGLVTKKCDVRIWHQFWLTDNTDIKISCEDAESQEYLLHTNISF